In the Magnetospira sp. QH-2 genome, one interval contains:
- a CDS encoding complex I NDUFA9 subunit family protein, with translation MEIKENPRAFQGEFKPMVAQLQNRLVTVFGGSGFVGRHIVRRLAAQGAQVRIAVRDPEDALYLRTCGEVGQVVAMPADVTDPASVRSALEGADMAVNLVGILSPWGKRTFEKVHLEGARNVATAAAAVGIQSLVHMSAIADEATGSEYARTKVAAEKAVREAFPAAVILKPSVIFGPEDDFFNRFATLARFTPLLPVLGCPFPPKINLGALTGDEAPLVDLFGDGGTHMQPVYVGDVADAAIKGLTDSATRGNTYELGGPRRYSYKELMELVITHTGRDRWLMPMHSLFMGMAAWFMEFLPKPMVTRDQLKLLGHDNVVSMGAKTLADLGIEPTAAEGVLPGYLSRYKHPLHQRLRES, from the coding sequence ATGGAAATCAAGGAAAACCCAAGGGCCTTTCAAGGGGAGTTCAAGCCGATGGTCGCGCAGCTGCAAAACAGACTGGTTACGGTATTCGGCGGGTCGGGATTCGTCGGACGGCATATTGTTCGGCGATTGGCGGCTCAGGGAGCGCAAGTCCGTATCGCCGTGCGCGACCCGGAAGACGCCTTGTATCTCCGCACCTGCGGCGAGGTGGGACAAGTGGTGGCGATGCCCGCCGACGTGACCGATCCGGCTTCGGTGCGCAGCGCTCTTGAGGGCGCCGACATGGCGGTCAACCTGGTCGGTATCCTGTCGCCCTGGGGCAAGCGCACCTTTGAGAAAGTTCATCTGGAGGGCGCCCGCAATGTGGCGACCGCGGCGGCTGCGGTCGGGATCCAATCGTTGGTCCATATGTCGGCTATTGCCGATGAGGCCACCGGCTCCGAATATGCCCGCACCAAGGTCGCCGCCGAAAAGGCCGTGCGCGAGGCCTTCCCCGCCGCGGTGATTTTGAAGCCGAGCGTCATCTTCGGCCCCGAAGACGATTTCTTTAACCGCTTTGCCACCCTGGCCCGCTTCACGCCCCTGCTGCCGGTGTTGGGCTGCCCCTTCCCGCCGAAGATCAACCTGGGCGCCCTGACCGGCGACGAGGCTCCTTTGGTGGATCTGTTCGGCGACGGCGGCACCCACATGCAGCCGGTCTATGTGGGCGACGTGGCCGATGCGGCGATCAAGGGTCTGACCGACTCGGCAACCCGGGGAAACACCTATGAACTGGGAGGTCCGCGCCGCTATTCCTACAAGGAACTGATGGAGCTGGTGATCACTCATACGGGCCGCGACCGGTGGCTGATGCCGATGCATTCCCTGTTCATGGGCATGGCCGCCTGGTTTATGGAGTTTCTGCCCAAACCCATGGTCACCCGCGACCAGCTCAAGTTGCTGGGCCATGACAATGTGGTTTCCATGGGTGCCAAGACCCTGGCCGATCTGGGCATTGAGCCCACGGCCGCGGAAGGGGTTCTGCCCGGCTACCTGAGCCGCTACAAGCACCCGCTGCACCAGCGGCTGCGGGAGAGCTGA
- the lptB gene encoding LPS export ABC transporter ATP-binding protein, which translates to MIMGLGGGKKSKENADKPAASIRDEAPRLVTDNKGLVATDLGKRFKKRPVVSSVNLSIQRGEVVGLLGPNGAGKTTCFYMITGLIAPDYGRVFMDGHDVTDLPMYRRARMGVGYLPQEASIFRGLTVEGNIRAVLETVEKSRERREALLDSLLAEFSITHLRRTPALALSGGERRRVEIARALATRPHFVLLDEPFAGIDPIAVGDIRDLVSHLKDRGIGVLITDHNVRETLDIIDRAYIIHDGMVLMEGTPTDIVGNQDVRRVYLGERFSL; encoded by the coding sequence ATGATCATGGGTCTCGGCGGCGGCAAAAAGAGTAAAGAAAACGCGGATAAACCGGCCGCATCCATTCGCGACGAAGCACCACGACTAGTCACCGACAACAAAGGTTTGGTGGCGACGGATCTGGGCAAACGCTTCAAGAAGCGTCCCGTGGTGAGCAGTGTCAATCTATCCATCCAGCGGGGCGAAGTGGTCGGTCTGCTCGGGCCCAATGGTGCCGGTAAAACCACCTGTTTTTATATGATTACCGGATTGATTGCCCCCGATTACGGGCGGGTATTTATGGACGGCCATGACGTGACCGACCTGCCCATGTACCGCCGCGCGCGCATGGGGGTCGGCTATCTGCCGCAGGAAGCTTCCATTTTTCGCGGCCTGACCGTTGAAGGCAATATCCGCGCCGTGCTGGAAACGGTGGAGAAGTCCCGTGAACGGCGGGAAGCGCTGCTTGATTCCCTGCTGGCTGAATTTTCTATCACACATCTTCGCCGCACCCCGGCCTTGGCCCTTTCCGGGGGAGAGCGGCGGCGGGTGGAAATTGCCCGGGCCTTGGCCACGCGCCCGCATTTCGTCTTGCTTGATGAACCCTTCGCCGGCATCGATCCGATTGCCGTTGGCGACATCCGGGATCTGGTCAGCCATCTAAAGGATCGAGGTATCGGCGTGCTGATCACCGACCATAATGTCCGCGAGACACTGGATATCATCGACCGGGCCTACATCATTCACGACGGCATGGTTCTCATGGAGGGAACGCCAACCGACATCGTGGGCAACCAGGATGTGCGGCGCGTCTATCTTGGTGAACGTTTTAGTCTTTGA
- a CDS encoding LptA/OstA family protein: MTGTDNDTPLEVEADDGIEWQQDGKVFIARGNAKATRGTLTVSAKTLKAFYEDAEGGQTKITQLRAEEDVKIASPGEAAYGQLGYYDVTQSVMVLTGGRVRLETKEDRITADQQIEYWDVKRMAVARGNALAVRGDRRLRGDVLVAHMRETGDSKSAVHRVDAYGNIHVVTKEDVITAERGVYEVATGIVELIGKVTLTRGPNQLNGCGATVNLKTGVSRLGSCVEAGKKGGRVRGLLTPDKDLTGE; the protein is encoded by the coding sequence ATGACCGGGACCGACAATGACACACCGCTGGAAGTGGAAGCAGACGACGGAATCGAATGGCAGCAAGACGGCAAGGTCTTCATTGCGCGAGGCAATGCCAAGGCCACCAGAGGCACTCTGACCGTCAGCGCGAAAACCCTCAAGGCCTTCTATGAGGATGCCGAGGGTGGCCAGACGAAAATCACGCAGTTGCGCGCCGAAGAGGACGTGAAGATCGCCTCTCCCGGCGAGGCCGCCTATGGGCAGTTGGGCTATTACGACGTGACTCAGTCGGTGATGGTTTTAACCGGTGGACGGGTTCGTCTGGAGACCAAGGAGGACCGGATCACCGCCGACCAGCAGATTGAATACTGGGACGTGAAGCGCATGGCCGTGGCCCGGGGCAATGCCCTGGCGGTGCGCGGAGATCGGCGTTTGCGCGGCGATGTGCTGGTTGCGCACATGCGGGAAACCGGAGACAGCAAAAGCGCCGTGCATCGGGTGGACGCCTACGGTAATATCCATGTGGTCACCAAAGAGGACGTGATTACCGCCGAACGCGGGGTCTACGAAGTGGCGACGGGTATCGTGGAGTTGATCGGCAAAGTCACCCTGACACGGGGACCGAACCAGCTCAACGGCTGTGGCGCGACGGTCAACCTCAAGACAGGTGTTTCACGCCTGGGCAGTTGTGTGGAAGCGGGAAAAAAAGGGGGACGGGTTCGGGGCCTGTTGACTCCTGACAAAGACCTGACGGGAGAATAA
- a CDS encoding ribonuclease D has translation MKIELHVGDIPPGLNFGDSVAVDTETMGLNPHRDRLCVVQLSAGDEVCHLVHFPPGSSYEAPNLKALMADPAVTKIFHFARFDVAILSKYLGVLCAPIYCTKVASKLVRTNTERHGLKDLVSNMVGAEVSKEQQQSDWGSATLTEDQQHYAAQDVLYLHRLRDRLDELLDREGRREMAEACFRFLPTRGLLDLDGWEDPDILSH, from the coding sequence GTGAAGATCGAACTGCATGTGGGTGATATCCCCCCGGGACTGAACTTCGGCGACAGCGTGGCCGTGGATACCGAAACCATGGGCCTCAACCCGCACCGGGACCGCCTGTGCGTGGTCCAGCTTTCGGCCGGCGACGAGGTTTGCCATCTGGTACATTTCCCACCGGGAAGCAGCTATGAAGCACCGAACCTGAAAGCGCTGATGGCCGATCCGGCGGTGACCAAGATCTTCCATTTCGCCCGCTTCGACGTGGCTATTTTGTCCAAGTACCTCGGCGTTCTTTGCGCCCCGATCTATTGCACCAAGGTCGCTTCGAAGCTGGTGCGTACCAATACCGAGCGCCACGGGCTCAAGGACCTGGTTTCCAACATGGTCGGCGCCGAAGTGTCCAAGGAGCAGCAGCAATCCGATTGGGGCAGCGCGACCCTGACCGAAGACCAACAGCATTACGCGGCCCAGGACGTGCTCTACCTGCATCGCTTGCGCGACCGGTTGGATGAATTGCTGGATCGCGAAGGGCGCCGGGAAATGGCCGAGGCCTGTTTCCGCTTCCTGCCGACCCGGGGGCTTTTGGACCTGGATGGCTGGGAAGACCCAGACATCCTGAGCCATTGA
- a CDS encoding M17 family metallopeptidase produces MSDRTTTLCETTDEAVPLTSLRADALENWKADHGDWADWVSATGFTAKAGETCPLPGASGGLGRMLVGLGDKPDPVTGDLWTWSLLAESLPEGIYDLESQDAGDEVALGWALSLYRFDRYKTLPKPTARLCWPDGCDRDRVRRMTEAVCLVRDLINTPAADLGPADLADAAAEVARAYGAKVQAIIGGDLLNENYPAIHAVGRAGAQEPRLIDLTWGDETAPKVTLVGKGVCFDSGGLDIKPAEFMKLMKKDMGGAAHVLGLAQLIMDAKLPVRLRVLIPAVENSVSGEAMRPMDVIPTRDGKTVEIGHTDAEGRVVLADALAEASADKPEIIIDCATLTGAARVALGTDLPALFCNDDSLADDLLKAGMAQGDPLWRLPLWDPYRPKIDGKTAMLTNDAEGRYGGAITAALFLREFVGAEIPWIHIDMMAWNGGSRPGRPEGGEAQGLRALFALLEQRYDRAGSR; encoded by the coding sequence ATGAGCGACCGGACCACCACCCTGTGTGAAACCACCGATGAAGCGGTCCCCCTGACGTCTCTGCGCGCCGACGCGTTGGAGAACTGGAAAGCCGACCACGGGGACTGGGCCGACTGGGTCTCGGCCACCGGGTTTACCGCCAAGGCCGGAGAGACCTGCCCCCTGCCCGGGGCCTCGGGCGGCTTGGGCCGCATGCTGGTGGGGCTGGGCGACAAGCCCGATCCGGTCACCGGAGATCTATGGACCTGGTCCCTGCTCGCCGAGTCATTGCCCGAGGGCATTTATGACCTGGAGTCCCAAGACGCGGGCGACGAGGTGGCACTGGGTTGGGCCCTGAGTCTGTATCGATTTGATCGCTACAAGACCCTGCCCAAGCCCACGGCCCGCCTGTGCTGGCCGGACGGCTGCGATCGCGACCGGGTGCGACGCATGACCGAGGCGGTCTGTCTGGTGCGCGATCTGATCAATACCCCCGCCGCCGACCTGGGGCCGGCGGATCTGGCCGATGCCGCTGCCGAGGTGGCGCGCGCCTATGGGGCCAAGGTGCAGGCGATCATCGGCGGCGACCTGCTCAACGAGAACTATCCGGCCATCCATGCGGTGGGACGGGCCGGGGCACAGGAACCGCGCCTGATTGATCTGACCTGGGGCGACGAAACCGCCCCCAAGGTCACGCTGGTCGGCAAAGGCGTCTGTTTCGACAGCGGCGGCCTGGACATCAAGCCCGCCGAGTTCATGAAGCTGATGAAAAAGGACATGGGCGGGGCGGCTCATGTGCTGGGCCTGGCGCAATTGATCATGGATGCGAAATTGCCGGTGCGCCTGCGGGTGCTGATCCCGGCGGTGGAAAACAGCGTCTCCGGCGAGGCCATGCGGCCCATGGATGTCATTCCCACCCGGGACGGCAAGACGGTAGAGATCGGCCATACGGATGCCGAGGGGCGGGTGGTGCTGGCCGATGCCCTGGCCGAAGCCAGTGCCGACAAGCCCGAGATCATTATCGACTGCGCCACCCTGACCGGCGCGGCGCGGGTGGCTTTGGGCACCGATCTGCCCGCCTTGTTCTGCAATGACGATTCGCTGGCCGATGATCTGCTGAAAGCCGGAATGGCGCAGGGCGACCCCCTCTGGCGGCTGCCTTTGTGGGATCCGTATCGACCTAAAATCGATGGCAAGACAGCCATGCTCACCAATGATGCGGAAGGCCGATACGGCGGTGCCATTACCGCCGCTCTCTTCCTGCGCGAATTTGTCGGAGCGGAAATTCCCTGGATTCACATTGACATGATGGCCTGGAACGGTGGCTCGCGTCCCGGGCGTCCGGAGGGTGGTGAAGCGCAAGGGTTGCGAGCTTTGTTTGCCTTGCTGGAGCAACGCTACGATCGTGCCGGTTCTCGATGA
- the lptC gene encoding LPS export ABC transporter periplasmic protein LptC encodes MTESVALSNNRRKAFTASPAPSLAELEAEAFRRQRKVAHYSRMVSVLKILFPIIAVVLMALIAVWPHIQPEDNRFRIGIASMEVGDVDQVGMVNARYLGADDEGRAFSVSADLARNLDGGTERVELEMPKADITLRDGTWLVLTANSGLYSQDAKSLDLKGAVNLFHDTGYEIRTSVARVDLNRNQASSDQPVVGQGPFGDLQAQGFEILDRGRTIQFTGKTKIVIRGDLLKGETP; translated from the coding sequence ATGACCGAATCCGTCGCCCTGTCCAACAATCGGCGCAAGGCCTTCACGGCGAGTCCGGCACCCTCCTTGGCGGAGCTTGAAGCCGAAGCCTTTCGGCGTCAGCGCAAAGTGGCGCACTACTCCCGCATGGTATCGGTGCTGAAAATCCTGTTTCCCATTATCGCGGTGGTGCTGATGGCCCTGATCGCCGTCTGGCCGCACATTCAGCCCGAGGACAACCGCTTTCGGATTGGCATCGCCTCCATGGAAGTGGGGGATGTGGATCAGGTGGGCATGGTCAATGCCCGCTATCTGGGGGCCGATGATGAGGGCCGCGCCTTTTCCGTCTCAGCGGATCTGGCCCGTAATCTCGATGGCGGAACCGAGCGGGTCGAGCTGGAAATGCCCAAGGCCGATATAACCCTGAGAGACGGAACCTGGCTGGTATTGACCGCCAACAGCGGGCTCTATTCACAAGATGCCAAGTCACTGGATCTCAAGGGCGCGGTCAATCTGTTCCACGATACCGGCTATGAAATCCGTACCAGTGTTGCCCGCGTGGATTTGAACCGCAATCAGGCAAGCAGCGATCAGCCGGTGGTCGGGCAGGGACCCTTCGGCGACCTGCAAGCCCAAGGATTCGAGATACTAGATCGGGGGCGAACCATTCAATTCACCGGTAAAACCAAGATTGTTATCCGGGGCGACCTGTTAAAGGGAGAGACGCCGTGA
- a CDS encoding MarR family transcriptional regulator codes for MVTSVSREAPDLSARQMAVLLTIYLTPPPHTVRGLAQILNVSKPAITRAIDRLSELELVRRKVDEADRRSVLMQRTVRGSVFLREFGEIIVSAAQALPDDLEEN; via the coding sequence ATGGTCACCAGTGTCAGCCGCGAGGCACCGGATCTGTCCGCACGTCAGATGGCGGTACTGTTGACCATCTATCTGACGCCGCCGCCGCATACGGTGCGGGGTTTGGCGCAGATCCTCAACGTATCAAAGCCGGCCATCACCCGGGCCATTGATCGGCTCAGCGAATTGGAACTGGTCCGCCGCAAGGTTGATGAAGCCGACCGCCGCAGCGTTCTCATGCAGCGCACGGTGAGGGGGTCGGTCTTCCTGCGCGAATTTGGCGAAATCATCGTCAGCGCCGCCCAGGCCCTGCCCGACGATCTCGAGGAAAACTGA
- a CDS encoding DUF6538 domain-containing protein — protein sequence MLLRVVRPMKREGSSKHYFRQRIPLDVLDQARGITLTIPLGEKTVTKTVAPKASELKISLQTSDSSEAKTRQANVAAYLEATWKSLRNGPERLTDRQVAALAGDVFDAFMSALEDDHGKAALWRQVQAHNEAAQRGE from the coding sequence ATGTTATTGCGAGTTGTTCGTCCGATGAAACGAGAAGGTTCTTCCAAACACTATTTCCGCCAGCGCATACCGCTGGACGTGCTTGATCAAGCGCGAGGGATAACGCTCACCATTCCCCTTGGTGAGAAAACGGTTACGAAGACGGTGGCCCCGAAGGCCAGCGAACTGAAGATTTCCCTTCAGACTTCCGACTCCAGCGAAGCAAAGACCCGTCAAGCCAATGTCGCCGCCTACCTCGAAGCGACCTGGAAATCGCTCAGGAACGGCCCCGAGAGACTTACAGACAGGCAGGTGGCCGCCTTGGCGGGCGACGTGTTCGATGCCTTCATGAGCGCCCTGGAGGACGATCACGGAAAGGCCGCGTTATGGCGGCAGGTCCAGGCGCACAATGAAGCCGCGCAACGTGGGGAGTAG
- the rpoN gene encoding RNA polymerase factor sigma-54, protein MALNVRLDIRQAQTLVMTPQLQQAIKLLQMNNLELSSFVEQEIERNPLLEVEEERPYSEETPSDAPEPVEDAPNLSEVDTVAGQDFAEESGTALDVDYDNTFNNDSPGDQVEAGMAAGGGEAFDSWGNGGSSDFSDPTGDLERTLAESKTLRDHLIQQINMELGDTVMRMVALHLLDHLDASGYMRADLDEIAETLGCDVDLIHRTLAQVQQFDPTGIFARDLGECLALQLREQNRLDPAIQALLDNLEMLARHDIPGLLRVCDVDQEDLADMIGEIRRLDPKPALSYSDEGLAQPVTPDILMRAGPGGDWIIELNPDTLPRVLVNNAYHATVSRQASDQDSKKYIAECFQTANWLVKALHQRATTILKVSSELVGQQDAFFSKGVGYLKPLILRDIAEAIEMHESTVSRVTSNKFIATPRGIYELKFFFTTAIASADGGEAHSSEAVRHRIKALIDEENPKKVLSDDKIVEHLRAEGIDIARRTVAKYREAMKIPSSVDRRRQKKMQLNGG, encoded by the coding sequence ATGGCGCTAAACGTCCGGCTGGATATCCGCCAGGCGCAAACCCTGGTCATGACTCCGCAATTGCAACAGGCCATCAAGCTGTTGCAAATGAATAACCTCGAATTGTCCTCTTTTGTCGAACAGGAGATCGAGCGCAACCCGTTGCTTGAGGTTGAAGAAGAAAGGCCCTATTCCGAGGAAACGCCGTCCGATGCACCCGAGCCGGTGGAAGATGCGCCTAATCTGAGCGAGGTGGATACGGTGGCCGGCCAGGATTTTGCCGAAGAATCCGGCACGGCCTTGGACGTGGATTACGACAACACCTTCAATAACGATTCCCCCGGTGATCAGGTCGAGGCGGGCATGGCCGCTGGCGGCGGGGAGGCTTTCGATTCCTGGGGCAATGGCGGTTCGTCGGATTTCTCCGACCCGACCGGCGACCTTGAACGGACCTTGGCCGAAAGCAAAACCCTACGCGATCATTTGATCCAGCAGATCAATATGGAGCTGGGGGATACGGTCATGCGCATGGTGGCGCTGCATTTGCTCGATCATCTGGATGCTTCGGGCTATATGCGGGCCGACCTGGACGAGATCGCCGAGACCCTGGGCTGCGACGTGGATCTGATTCATCGAACCTTGGCACAGGTGCAGCAATTTGATCCGACCGGAATCTTTGCCCGGGATCTCGGGGAATGTCTGGCGCTACAGCTTCGAGAGCAGAACCGGTTGGATCCGGCGATCCAAGCCTTGCTGGACAACCTGGAAATGCTGGCCCGTCATGATATTCCGGGATTGCTCAGAGTTTGCGACGTGGATCAGGAAGATCTGGCCGACATGATTGGCGAGATTCGCCGTTTGGACCCCAAGCCGGCCCTTTCCTACAGCGACGAAGGTCTGGCCCAGCCGGTAACCCCTGATATTCTCATGCGCGCCGGTCCGGGCGGCGACTGGATCATCGAGCTGAATCCCGACACCTTGCCCCGGGTGCTGGTGAATAACGCTTATCATGCCACGGTATCGCGGCAGGCTTCGGATCAGGACTCAAAGAAGTACATCGCCGAATGCTTTCAGACGGCCAATTGGCTCGTCAAGGCCCTGCACCAAAGGGCGACCACCATCCTTAAGGTTTCCTCGGAACTGGTGGGCCAGCAAGATGCCTTTTTCTCAAAGGGTGTCGGTTACTTGAAGCCGTTGATTTTGCGCGATATCGCCGAAGCCATCGAGATGCATGAAAGCACCGTCAGCCGCGTGACATCGAACAAATTCATCGCCACGCCGCGCGGGATCTATGAGCTAAAGTTCTTCTTCACCACCGCCATTGCTTCCGCGGATGGCGGCGAGGCTCATTCTTCGGAAGCCGTCCGGCACCGGATCAAGGCACTGATTGACGAAGAAAATCCCAAAAAAGTGCTGTCGGATGATAAGATTGTCGAGCATCTGCGTGCGGAAGGGATCGACATTGCCCGTCGAACGGTGGCAAAGTATCGGGAGGCGATGAAGATCCCCTCATCGGTGGATCGTCGTCGGCAGAAGAAAATGCAATTGAATGGGGGATAG